The genome window AGTGGTTACGTAAATTATGGCAATTATGATTTTGGGCCTATTTTTTCCACTTTTGGCTATAATGAAGTTGAAGGGTTTAAAACTAGATTAGGTGCGCGAACCTATTTTGGTCCAAATGACCCTTGGCGCGTACAGGCATTTATTGCCTATGGTGCCAGAGACGATAAATTTAAATATGGTTTAGCTGGAAAATGGATGATCGACAAGAAAAACCGAATCATCATATCGGGAGGAAACAGACGCGATATAGAGCAGTTAGGGGCTCAATTGACAACGACTAATGATATATTGGCAAGGAATTATGGTTCATCTTCTTTTTTCACCACCGGATCAAATGGAAAATTAACAAATATTGGTTTAACAAACCTTTATGTTGCTGTTGAGCCAATAAAAAACCTAACATTTCAAACAGGAGTAACATATAAAACACTGGAGTCAGCATCGCCAGTCTTTAGTTTAGACTACTATACTGCATTACCATCTGCTGCAAACCCTGCAGGTGTTGTAAAAAGTACGACTACTCAATCCGAGTTTAATATTCAGGCAGAGTACACTCCAAATCGAAGAACCATTGCATATGGTGTCGAAAGAAGTATAGCTAATAGTCCATACACCACCTTATTTGTAAATTATAGTCAAGGATATAAAGGAGTTTTAAACAGCGATTTCAATTATAAAAAACTTGAGATTTACTACAAACAGCCTATTATTATTGGCCCATTGGGACGCACCAATTTAATTTTGGAAGCGGGAAAAACCTTTGGAACTGTACCTTTGGGATTATTAAGTATTGTGCCTGGAAACCAGACTTTTTTCACTATGGAAAACGCTTTCAGTAATCTTAACTATTATGAATTTGTTACAGATAAATATGCAACTTTACAGTGGAATCACGATTTTAACGGAAGATTGTTTGCCAGAGTTCCATTTTTACGAAAACTAAATTGGAGAGAAATTGTAGGAGTTAAAGGGGCTTACGGAACCATTAGTGATGCTAATAAAAGTATAAACGCTTCTGGATTAGAATACACTGCACCCGAAAATATATACTGGGAATATAATGCAGGAATAGGAAATATTTTCAAGGTCTTTCGATTGGATTTTTCTTGGAGAGGCAGTTACTTAAATACCCCAAACATTAACCGATTTGCTGTTAAGGGATCGTTTGGGTTCTATTTTTAGGGGTTGTACTGCGAACTGGACAAATCCGTTACAAGCTGACTAAAAAACTGCTATTTTTGTAAAAATAAAAAGGGAGTCCTTTAACCGTTTTTTTACTTCAACAAAAATCAGCAGTTTTTTTCATAAGGCTTTTCATTTAATCCGAGCGTAGCGAACTTGCGAAGTAATCCGGGCTAAAAAAAATCAAACCATGCAGGCAGCAATTGACTATCTATTTCAAAAAGACCCTATATTTCAGCATATAATTGATACCTACGGATTGCCGGTAATTCCAAGAAGACCTCAGGGATTTGAAACGCTGGTGCTGTTAATTTTAGAGCAACAGGTTTCCATAGATTCGGCAAAAGCCACTTTTTTAAAAATAAAAGCACATACGGACTGCAGTCCTGAAGCGATGTCTGTTTTGCCTGACGAAGAGTTTAGAGCTTTGGGAGTCAGCAGGCAGAAGACTAATTATATAAAAGTATTAGCCCAGGCCGTCCTTAATAAAGAACTTGATATTGAAGGTCTAGCAGCCAAATCTGCACAGCAGGTCCGGGAAGAATTAATCAGATTAAAAGGAATCGGGAACTGGACTATCGATATTTACCTCATGTTTTGCCTGCAGGAACCCGATTTAATTCCGCTGGGCGATATAGCAGTTATTAATACAATCAAAGAACTGCTTGACATTCATGACAGAAAAGAAATGGAAATTCACACAGAGAAATGGAGTCCATACCGCTCTTATGCAACATTTTTGCTTTGGCATTATTATTTAAGAAAACGAAAAAGGACAATTGTGTATTAAATTGTTAATTAACAAAAACTTTATAGTCATTATTGTCTTTTTTTATTGCAAAAAAGTATTGTTTGATTACTTTTGCAGTCGTTAATAAAATTAAGAAAAGACAAAAAAATAATGACTGCAGACAAATTAAAAACTTTTGACGTATTAATTGAAATACCAAGAGGAAGTAGAAATAAATACGAGTACGATTTTGAGATAAAAAGAATGCGTTTTGACAGGATGTTATTCTCTTCAATGATGTACCCAGCTGATTATGGATTCATTCCTGAAACTTTAGCATTAGACGGTGACCCGTTAGATGTTTTAGTTTTGATAAACGAACCTACTTTTCCCGGCTGTGTAATTGAAGTAAAACCTATTGGAGTTTTCCATATGGCTGATGATAAAGGACCAGACGAAAAAATTATCTGCGTACCAGTTTCTGATCCAATCTGGAATTCATTAGAAAACTTATCAGATATCAATCCTCACTTATTGAAAGAAATTGAACATTTTTTCCAGGTTTACAAAGATCTTGAACACAAAAAAGTAGATGTAGAAGGATGGGGAGATGTAAATGAAGCATTTGATATCATCAAAGAATGTACACAGCGTTTTAATGATATTCCAAATAAAGCAGAAGGATTATTTAGCATTAAATAATTTTTACACTTTGAATTTGTAAAAAAAGCAATACTCTGCAAAGAGTGTTGCTTTTTTTTGTTAAATTGCTATCCATTACTTTTTTTATTATTAACCGAATCAAAAAAAATATTTATGGATTCAATTATGATTTATGTGCCAATTGTCATGGCAATAATAGGACTTATTTTTATGACTGTTAAAAAATCTTGGGTGTTAAAACAAGATCCTGGAGATGGCAAAATGAAGGAGATATCAGATTATATATATGAAGGGGCTTTGGCTTTCTTAAAGGCAGAATACCGATTATTGGCTGTCTTTGTATTGATCGCAAGTGTTGTATTAGCAGGAATCACTTTTATCCCTGGAGTTAAAACCAATATATTAATAGTAGTTGCCTTTGTCTTCGGAGCATTTTTCTCAGCATTGGCAGGAAATATGGGAATGAAAATCGCAACAAAAACCAATGTTAGAACTACTCAGGCCGCGCGTACCAGCTTGCCACAAGCTTTGAAAGTATCTTTTGGCGGAGGAACTGTAATGGGATTAGGCGTAGCCGGTTTAGCTGTTTTAGGTTTAACCGGTTTTTTTATTCTTTTTTTTAGAATATTTATGAACGGTGAATGGACATCAACAGAAGACATGACCGTTGTTCTGGAAACCTTGGCAGGTTTCTCTCTTGGAGCTGAATCTATTGCATTGTTTGCACGTGTTGGCGGAGGAATTTACACCAAGGCTGCCGATGTTGGAGCTGATTTAGTTGGTAAAGTCGAAGCAGGAATCCCAGAAGATGATCCTCGTAATCCAGCTACTATTGCAGATAACGTAGGAGACAATGTAGGAGACGTTGCGGGAATGGGAGCTGACTTATTTGGGTCGTATGTAGCAACTGTTTTGGCAGCAATGGTTCTTGGGAATTATGTGATAAAAGATATGGGCGGGAACATTCAGGATGCTTTCGGTGGTATCGGGCCAATTTTATTACCAATGGCAATTGCAGGTTTTGGAATTTTGTTTTCTATAATTGGCACTATGCTCGTTAAAATTACAGACGAAAACGCCAAAGAAGCTCAGGTTCAAAAAGCATTGAATATTGGTAACTGGATTTCTATTGTTTTAACAGCAATTGCTTGTTATTTCTTAGTACATCACATGCTTCCTGAAACAATGAGTATGACTTTCTTTGGTGAAGGTTCTAAAGAAATTTCGTCCATGCATGTGTTTTATGCAACACTGATAGGTTTAGTTGTAGGCGGTGCTATTTCATCGGTAACTGAATATTATACAGGATTGGGAACAAAACCAGTATTAGCTATTGTTCAAAAATCAAGCACAGGAGCAGGAACAAACGTAATTGCAGGATTGGCTACAGGAATGATTTCTACTTTTCCAACAGTTTTATTGTTTGCAGTTGCTATTTGGGCTTCTTATGCTTTGGCTGGATTTTACGGTGTTGCATTAGCAGCTTCAGCGATGATGGCAACTACGGCGATGCAGTTAGCAATAGATGCTTTTGGACCTATATCAGACAATGCCGGAGGAATTGCCGAGATGAGTGAACTGCCAAAAGAAGTACGTACTAGAACCGATATTTTGGATTCAGTAGGAAATACAACTGCTGCAACAGGAAAAGGTTTTGCAATTGCTTCGGCTGCTTTGACTTCTTTGGCTTTATTTGCAGCTTATGTGACCTTTACAGGAATTGACGGAATCAATATATTCAAAGCGCCTGTATTAGCAATGTTATTTGTCGGCGGAATGATACCAGTTGTTTTCTCGGCTTTGGCGATGAATTCAGTTGGAAAAGCGGCAATGGACATGGTTTACGAAGTACGTCGTCAGTTCAAAGAAATCTCTGGAATTATGGAAGGAACCGGAAAACCGGAATATGCAAAATGTGTTGATATTTCTACAAAGGCAGCTTTGCGCGAAATGATGTTACCGGGTATTTTAACTATTGGCTTTCCAATTGCAATTGTTCTTATAGGGAAATTAGTGTACGGAGATAATAATCAGTTAATCGCCGAAATGCTGGGTGGTTATATGGCTGGAGTTACTGTTTCGGGAGTGCTTTGGGCAGTTTTTCAAAACAATGCCGGCGGTGCTTGGGATAATGCTAAAAAATCATTTGAAGCTGGGGTTATGATTAATGGTGAAATGACATATAAAGGTTCAGACGCGCATAAAGCGGCGGTTACCGGAGATACTGTTGGAGATCCATTTAAAGATACTTCAGGGCCGTCAATGAATATTTTAATCAAATTGACCTGTTTGATTGGGTTAGTTATGGCTCCGATTTTAGGAAACGGAAGCAGTACAGTTGGGACTGACAGCTGTTGTGCAAAGAAAGAAATCAAAATGAAAGAATGCCATACAGATGAAGGAGCTATGATGATGGAAAAATGCGACATGTCTAAATGTGCAAAAATGACTAAAGAGGAATGTGCAAAAATGTGTGACAGCCTAAAATGTACTCCGGAACAGAAAGAAATGTGTTTGTCTCATTATGATAAAGACGGCAAATTTGTTGAACCAAAAGGAAAATCATGCTGTGCTAAAAAAGGACAGGCAGAAAAAGAAGTGAAAGTACAGCTGATAAATAAAGACGGAAAAGTAGCAGCTACAGTAACTACTTCAATAAATGGCAATGAAAACGTACAGGTTTTTGAAGGCTCATTGGAAGAAGTAAAAGCTAAAGTAGAAGCTTTGAAATAAAAATAGTTGTTTAAATGAAAATGCCCCGAAGATTCGGGGCATTTTTTATTTTCAAAAGAGATGAAAGTACAATATTAAAATAATCCGTTTAGCTCAGCATCAATCCTATTGATGATATTTCCTAAATCTTCTGGATTGTCTACAAAATTGATATTGTCTACATCAATAATCATAATTTTTCCCTTATTGTAGGTTTGAATCCATGCTTCATAACGCTCATTGAGTCGGCTTAAATAGTCAATGGAAATGGTGTTTTCGTACTCACGTCCTCTTTTATGAATCTGGCCTACTAAGTTAGGGATGGAACTTCTTAAGTAAATTAATAAATCGGGAGCTTTGACAAGTGTTTCCATTAATTCAAACAGAGAAGAATAGTTTTCAAAATCACGGCTTGTCATCAGCCCCATAGCATAAAGGTTGGGAGCAAAAATATGAGCATCTTCATAAATGGTTCTGTCTTGAATGATTTTTTTTCCACTCTCACGAATCTGCATTATCTGACGAAAACGGCTGTTCAAAAAGTAGATTTGTAAATTAAAAGACCAGCGTTCCATCTGATGGTAAAAGTCATCAAGATAGGGGTTGTCTACTACTTCTTCAAAATGAGGTTCCCATTTAAAATGTTTGGCTAACAGACGGGTTAATGTTGTTTTTCCTGAGCCTATATTTCCAGCTATAGCTATGTGCATTACGATGTTACGATTTTATAATTCATACTTTATAAGATTGTAAAAATAGATAAAAATTAGTTTTGGCAAAGGGAATTATACAACGATTTTGAAATATTAATTTTTGCAAATCCGCCAATTGACAAAAAAAAACCATCCGATTGCCGAATGGTTTTTTTTGTATAAAATATTTTAGATTTTACAATCCAAAAGCAGTTTTTACTTGATCTACAAAATCTAATTTCTCCCAGGTAAATAAGTCAACAGTAACTGTTTTAGTTAATCCGCCCGGAGCAGAGAAAGTTTTGGTTACAGTCTCAGGAGTACGTCCCATGTGTCCGTAAGCAGCAGTTTCGCTGTAAATTGGATTTCTTAATTTTAATCTTTGTTCGATGAAATAAGGACGCATATCAAAAATAGCTTCTACTTTTTTAGCAATTTCGCCATTAGTTAAATTCACTTTTGATGTTCCGTAAGTTTCGATGAAAATACCCATTGGTTTAGCCACTCCAATTGCATACGAAACCTGAACCAAAATTTCATCAGCAACACCAGCTGCAACAAGGTTTTTAGCGATATGACGTGTAGCATAAGCAGCACTTCTGTCTACTTTACTTGGATCTTTTCCAGAAAAAGCACCACCACCGTGAGCTCCTTTACCTCCGTAAGTGTCAACAATAATTTTTCTTCCTGTCAAGCCAGTATCTCCGTGAGGTCCTCCAATTACGAATTTTCCTGTTGGATTAATATGGTATTGAATTTTGTCATTGAATAAATGTGCGTGTTCTGGATTTTTTGCAATGATTCTTGGAATCAATATTTCGATAATGTCTTTTTTGATTTTCGCAAGCATTGCAGCTTCTTCATCAAAATCGTCATGCTGTGTAGAAATTACGATAGCATCAATACGTGTTGGTTTGTTGTCATCGCTGTATTCTAAAGTAACCTGTGATTTTGCATCAGGACGCAAATAAGTGATTTCGTTGTTTTCACGTCTCAAGATGGCTAATTCCTGTAACAATTTATGAGATAAATCAAGTGCCAAAGGCATATAATTTTCAGTTTCATTTGTTGCGTAGCCAAACATCATTCCCTGGTCACCAGCTCCTTGCTCTTCTTTACTAGCTCTGTCAACCCCTTGATTAATATCTGCAGATTGTTCGTGAATTGCAGAAAGAATACCGCAGGAATTGGCTTCAAACATGTATTCGCTTTTGGTATAACCAATTTTGCGGATTACTTCACGGGCAATTTGCTGTACATCTAAGTAGGTATTCGATTTTACTTCACCTGCCAAGATTACCTGGCCAGTAGTCACTAACGTCTCACAAGCTACTTTTGAGTCAGCATCAAATGCCAAAAAGTTATCAATTAATGCATCCGAAATCTGATCTGCAACTTTGTCTGGGTGTCCCTCACTTACAGATTCTGACGTAAATAAATAAGCCATAATAAATATAAATTTTTAAAATTAATCGAGGAAAAACAATTGCGGGAATGCTAAAGGAGAGTTTCTGCTTTAGCATTTTTTATACTGAAAATTTTTCAGTACTCATAATGAAGTCGTTTCATTATGAAGAGGTTGCAATCAGTTCAAATTTTTCCTCTTGTATTCGGGTGCAAAGGTATGAAACCATTTTGAATTGCAAATTATTCTTTTACTTTTTTTGATTAATTAAGAGGAATTTAACAATGTATAGTAATTCTATAGAATTTATAAATATATTGATTTTCACTTACCAAAAATGTAATCAAAAGAAGGACAGATTTTAAATCTTAAAAATTAAGACAATTAAAAGATTATGACTCTCCGTAACTAATACCAAATAGATTTTTAAAAAAAATAGTAATGAAATCTGTGAAAATCTCTGTAATCAGTGGCGAAAAAAACACATGGTATTATTTGTGGACAGTCATATAAAAGATTGTGACTTATTGATCTTTTTGATAATAATTAATTAGGTAAACTGTTGCAGAAATTTTAGAATTCATTTTAGATATAATTAATTATAAAAAAGTATAAAGATTTGTTTTAAGCAGCGGTATTATAAATTTTTAGTAAAAAATATTTTTCACACATAAAACTCCTTAAGCCTTGAATTTAAAGAAGTTTTTAAAGGTTTTTTTGATAAAATTGGTAAACTGAATCTTTTTTTAAATGTTAAAAAATGTATTTTTTTTTGGTGGTTTGAAAATACTTACTACATTTACTCTATCAAATTAGTCGAATTAAAATAATTCAAAGAATTTTTCAATTAAAAACAAATTATAATATGAAAACAATATCAGATAAAAAGAGAATGTGCTGTATGATGCGAAAATGTGTTTCAAGCTGCTGTTGTCAAAAGTGAAAGATGAATCTTTATTATAGTAAAAAACTATAAACCTTTTGGCCAGTCTGTCGAAAGGTTTTTTTATTCCACGCTTTTAAAAATTATAATCATGAAAACATTAAATAATCAACAAAACAGCAACTTAATAGAGGATGTTCAAACAGAAGCATCTCAGCAAAATGAAGAGTTGTATTTAACAGGTCACGAATCATTACTATTTAAAATGTATGATTTAGAAGAAGAAGACCTTTTTGTTTAAAAAATAAAGCATTACTAATTCAAAATACTATTTAATAATATTAAAAAAACACGAAATCATGAGCACTCAAAACTTTGCAACAAATGCATTACACGCAGGACACGACGTAACTAAAAATGGCGGATCTAGAGCAGTTCCAATTTATCAGACCTCTTCTTATGTATTTAATAATTCCGATCATGCTGCCAATTTATTTGGCCTTGCCGAAGAAGGATATATTTATACGAGATTAAATAATCCTACAAATGACATTCTCGAAAAACGATTGGCAGTTCTGGAAGGAGGTATTGGCGCTGTAGTGACAGCCTCTGGAGCATCAGCTATTTCGACAGCTTTGTTAGTGCTGCTGAAAGCTGGTGATCACATTGTAGCATCCAGCAGTTTATACGGCGGAACTTATAATTTATTGAAAGTAACATTGCCAAGATTAGGGATTACAACCACATTTGTAGATGCTGCAGATCCAGAAAATTTTACGCGTGCTGCCAAACAGAATACAAAAGCATTCTTTGTAGAAAGTTTAGGAAACCCAAAATTGGATGTGCTGAATTTAAAAGCAATTTCACAGGAAGCAAAGGCTTTCAAAGTTCCGTTTATAGTTGATAATACAGTCGCTTCACCATATTTATTGAACCCAATTGAACATGGAGCAGATATTGTTATCCATTCTTTGACTAAATATATTTCAGGAAACGGAACGTCTTTGGGAGGAGTAATCATCGATGCTGGAAAATTTGACTGGGCAAATGGAAAATTCCCAGAATTCACCGAGCCATCTGCAGGATATCATGGTTTAGTATATCACGAAGCTTTAGGAAATGCGGCATTTATTGCAAAAGCACGTATCGAAGGATTACGGGATCATGGAGCTGCCTTGAGTCCTTTTAATGCTTTCCAGATTATACAAGGCTTAGAAACTTTAGAAGTCCGCATCAAAAGACATAGCGAAAACGCTTTGGCACTGGCACAATGGCTAGAGGTTCAGGATGAGGTTGCTTGGGTAAATTATCCAGGATTGAAATCTAGTAAATACTATGTTTTAGTTCAAAAATATCTGCCAAAAGGCCAAAGCGGTGTTGTAACTTTTGGTTTAAAAGCAGGTTTTGATGCAGCCAAAAAAGTAGCCGATAACACAAAACTGTTTTCCATATTGGCAAACATCGGTGATACAAAATCACTGATTATTCACCCTGCCAGCACCACACATCAGCAATTGACAGATGAGGAGCAGATCTCAACAGGTGTTACCAAAGATTTAATCAGACTGTCCGTTGGGCTTGAAGATATAGAGGATTTAAAAGCAGATTTAAAAGCTGTTTTTGAAACCATAAAAACGCCACAATTAGCTTAATAATGTGTTTTTTTTGTTAGTAAAACTGCCTTAGCTACTTTGGATTGTTAGCCTAAGGTAGTTTTTACAAAAAATAATTTTAAATGATATGGAAAATTTAGAAAAAATAGATCTCTTTAATTTTGATTTAGAAATAGGAAAGCAAAAAGCATATCTGCCTTTGTTTTATAATGTCTTCGGGAGACCGCTGGGCAGTGCTCCTGTTGTGGTAATAAACCATTCCTTGACAGGAAACTCTAAAGTTACTGGTGAAAAAGGATGGTGGAATGGTATTGTTGGCGAAAACAGAGCAATTGATACCGATTATTTTACGGTTATTGCGTTTAATATTCCAGGCAATGGCTATGATGATAATATTGAGAATCTGATTGATAATTATCGCGATTTTAGTGTTCGGGATATTGCCAGAATCTTTTGGGAAGGTTTGTTTTACTTGAAAGTAAAAAATGTTTATGCCGT of Flavobacterium marginilacus contains these proteins:
- a CDS encoding DNA-3-methyladenine glycosylase family protein, which translates into the protein MQAAIDYLFQKDPIFQHIIDTYGLPVIPRRPQGFETLVLLILEQQVSIDSAKATFLKIKAHTDCSPEAMSVLPDEEFRALGVSRQKTNYIKVLAQAVLNKELDIEGLAAKSAQQVREELIRLKGIGNWTIDIYLMFCLQEPDLIPLGDIAVINTIKELLDIHDRKEMEIHTEKWSPYRSYATFLLWHYYLRKRKRTIVY
- a CDS encoding inorganic diphosphatase is translated as MTADKLKTFDVLIEIPRGSRNKYEYDFEIKRMRFDRMLFSSMMYPADYGFIPETLALDGDPLDVLVLINEPTFPGCVIEVKPIGVFHMADDKGPDEKIICVPVSDPIWNSLENLSDINPHLLKEIEHFFQVYKDLEHKKVDVEGWGDVNEAFDIIKECTQRFNDIPNKAEGLFSIK
- a CDS encoding sodium-translocating pyrophosphatase, encoding MDSIMIYVPIVMAIIGLIFMTVKKSWVLKQDPGDGKMKEISDYIYEGALAFLKAEYRLLAVFVLIASVVLAGITFIPGVKTNILIVVAFVFGAFFSALAGNMGMKIATKTNVRTTQAARTSLPQALKVSFGGGTVMGLGVAGLAVLGLTGFFILFFRIFMNGEWTSTEDMTVVLETLAGFSLGAESIALFARVGGGIYTKAADVGADLVGKVEAGIPEDDPRNPATIADNVGDNVGDVAGMGADLFGSYVATVLAAMVLGNYVIKDMGGNIQDAFGGIGPILLPMAIAGFGILFSIIGTMLVKITDENAKEAQVQKALNIGNWISIVLTAIACYFLVHHMLPETMSMTFFGEGSKEISSMHVFYATLIGLVVGGAISSVTEYYTGLGTKPVLAIVQKSSTGAGTNVIAGLATGMISTFPTVLLFAVAIWASYALAGFYGVALAASAMMATTAMQLAIDAFGPISDNAGGIAEMSELPKEVRTRTDILDSVGNTTAATGKGFAIASAALTSLALFAAYVTFTGIDGINIFKAPVLAMLFVGGMIPVVFSALAMNSVGKAAMDMVYEVRRQFKEISGIMEGTGKPEYAKCVDISTKAALREMMLPGILTIGFPIAIVLIGKLVYGDNNQLIAEMLGGYMAGVTVSGVLWAVFQNNAGGAWDNAKKSFEAGVMINGEMTYKGSDAHKAAVTGDTVGDPFKDTSGPSMNILIKLTCLIGLVMAPILGNGSSTVGTDSCCAKKEIKMKECHTDEGAMMMEKCDMSKCAKMTKEECAKMCDSLKCTPEQKEMCLSHYDKDGKFVEPKGKSCCAKKGQAEKEVKVQLINKDGKVAATVTTSINGNENVQVFEGSLEEVKAKVEALK
- a CDS encoding deoxynucleoside kinase, which produces MHIAIAGNIGSGKTTLTRLLAKHFKWEPHFEEVVDNPYLDDFYHQMERWSFNLQIYFLNSRFRQIMQIRESGKKIIQDRTIYEDAHIFAPNLYAMGLMTSRDFENYSSLFELMETLVKAPDLLIYLRSSIPNLVGQIHKRGREYENTISIDYLSRLNERYEAWIQTYNKGKIMIIDVDNINFVDNPEDLGNIINRIDAELNGLF
- the metK gene encoding methionine adenosyltransferase, with the protein product MAYLFTSESVSEGHPDKVADQISDALIDNFLAFDADSKVACETLVTTGQVILAGEVKSNTYLDVQQIAREVIRKIGYTKSEYMFEANSCGILSAIHEQSADINQGVDRASKEEQGAGDQGMMFGYATNETENYMPLALDLSHKLLQELAILRRENNEITYLRPDAKSQVTLEYSDDNKPTRIDAIVISTQHDDFDEEAAMLAKIKKDIIEILIPRIIAKNPEHAHLFNDKIQYHINPTGKFVIGGPHGDTGLTGRKIIVDTYGGKGAHGGGAFSGKDPSKVDRSAAYATRHIAKNLVAAGVADEILVQVSYAIGVAKPMGIFIETYGTSKVNLTNGEIAKKVEAIFDMRPYFIEQRLKLRNPIYSETAAYGHMGRTPETVTKTFSAPGGLTKTVTVDLFTWEKLDFVDQVKTAFGL
- a CDS encoding O-acetylhomoserine aminocarboxypropyltransferase/cysteine synthase family protein; its protein translation is MSTQNFATNALHAGHDVTKNGGSRAVPIYQTSSYVFNNSDHAANLFGLAEEGYIYTRLNNPTNDILEKRLAVLEGGIGAVVTASGASAISTALLVLLKAGDHIVASSSLYGGTYNLLKVTLPRLGITTTFVDAADPENFTRAAKQNTKAFFVESLGNPKLDVLNLKAISQEAKAFKVPFIVDNTVASPYLLNPIEHGADIVIHSLTKYISGNGTSLGGVIIDAGKFDWANGKFPEFTEPSAGYHGLVYHEALGNAAFIAKARIEGLRDHGAALSPFNAFQIIQGLETLEVRIKRHSENALALAQWLEVQDEVAWVNYPGLKSSKYYVLVQKYLPKGQSGVVTFGLKAGFDAAKKVADNTKLFSILANIGDTKSLIIHPASTTHQQLTDEEQISTGVTKDLIRLSVGLEDIEDLKADLKAVFETIKTPQLA